Proteins encoded in a region of the Haloglomus salinum genome:
- the thrC gene encoding threonine synthase → MTDLSLPAEPEVPDVTTDGVWLACIDCGETHAPFDDIIYTCPDCGALLEARYDSYPGFDEFEGPKSVWRYSAALPFPEGVTLPEGGTPLHRVPRLEDDLGVRNLRIKHEGMNPTGSFKDRGMTVGVKVAERLGVDRLACASTGNTSAALAAYGGRADLETLVLLPAGKVAAGKIAQAALHDARILEVEGNFDACLDRVQDLADRGEAYLLNSLNPFRLEGQKTIGLEILEEFYEDHGRFPDRICLPVGNAGNTAALYKCFREMVRSGDLAPGDVPRLTGVQAEGAAPMVEAIEEGLDDTRRWDDVETIATAIRIGNPVNAPKALPGIRETGGTAVAVSDEEITTAQRDLAREGVGVEPASAASVAGLRKLRRQGEVDAGEDVVCLTTGHLLKDPDAAAKAGADPEPVPNDTDDILAHLAGESVAAGGSGDAEGLLARLKRLF, encoded by the coding sequence ATGACCGACCTGTCGCTCCCGGCCGAACCCGAGGTCCCCGATGTCACCACGGACGGCGTCTGGCTGGCCTGCATCGACTGTGGCGAGACGCACGCGCCGTTCGACGACATCATCTACACCTGTCCGGACTGCGGAGCGCTGCTGGAGGCCCGCTACGACTCGTACCCGGGCTTCGACGAGTTCGAGGGGCCGAAGTCGGTATGGCGCTACAGCGCCGCACTCCCCTTCCCGGAGGGCGTGACGCTCCCGGAGGGCGGCACACCGCTCCACCGCGTCCCACGCCTCGAAGACGACCTCGGGGTGCGCAACCTCCGCATCAAACACGAGGGCATGAACCCGACGGGGAGCTTCAAGGACCGCGGGATGACCGTCGGCGTGAAGGTCGCCGAGCGCCTGGGCGTGGACCGGCTCGCCTGTGCCTCGACCGGGAACACCTCGGCAGCGCTCGCTGCGTACGGCGGCCGCGCGGACCTGGAGACGCTGGTGCTCCTGCCGGCCGGAAAGGTCGCCGCCGGCAAGATCGCGCAGGCCGCGCTCCACGACGCGCGCATCCTGGAGGTCGAGGGGAACTTCGACGCGTGCCTCGACCGCGTGCAGGACCTGGCCGACCGCGGCGAGGCGTATCTGCTCAACTCGCTCAACCCCTTCCGGCTGGAGGGACAGAAGACCATCGGCCTCGAGATACTCGAGGAGTTCTACGAGGACCACGGCCGCTTCCCCGACCGCATCTGCCTGCCGGTCGGCAACGCCGGCAACACGGCGGCACTGTACAAGTGCTTCCGCGAGATGGTTCGGAGCGGCGACCTCGCCCCCGGCGACGTGCCCAGACTGACGGGCGTGCAGGCCGAGGGCGCGGCGCCGATGGTCGAGGCCATCGAGGAGGGCCTCGATGACACCCGCCGCTGGGACGACGTCGAGACCATCGCGACGGCCATCCGCATCGGCAATCCGGTCAACGCACCGAAGGCGCTCCCCGGCATCCGCGAGACGGGCGGCACCGCGGTCGCGGTGAGCGACGAGGAGATCACGACGGCCCAGCGCGACCTCGCGCGCGAGGGGGTCGGCGTCGAACCCGCATCGGCCGCGTCGGTCGCGGGCCTGCGCAAACTCCGCCGACAGGGCGAGGTCGACGCCGGCGAGGACGTGGTCTGCCTGACGACCGGCCACCTCCTGAAGGACCCCGACGCAGCCGCGAAAGCGGGCGCCGACCCCGAACCCGTCCCGAACGACACGGACGATATCCTCGCACACCTCGCGGGCGAGTCGGTCGCGGCCGGCGGAAGCGGGGACGCGGAGGGCCTGCTTGCACGGCTGAAGCGTCTGTTCTGA
- a CDS encoding prolyl oligopeptidase family serine peptidase: MHDDRDGIARRSVLRTAGTLVGLGVAGSAAADHGGGTSGGPRPACGSADNASPRPGPSVLYDSPAVAPQFENGEGWEADPLLVSGATGYEDGEFRYQDWVYDDHGADTSPTRTPPTAQPSNTVYGGATGDYVYPTDDEVYRHNAADLLEVRCRVVDAPADSDRDEEVAYRITLNTMVEPDAAIVALGIDTGADNVTISGNDGAVEDWGYGLGDLGAPVEHRVVTWGTGAELDGEPLADDRVSVDTERNQLEVRVPIEPPATDGSGVGGGGESGAAWRHYCVTGIHDGDGAFAPVANRPSADQPGGANGSDAPPVFNVGFRSPDQEPMGAPQLDEDTDPSDLLGEVAETQLNGSRAVGFGHWREHGQAKALADRLLLPFHADIDFAKLRDGVTEVDVPTEGFVDRLYASRVDLAGLDSGTGAGPYEYGEGVEDRTGNTDQSVAGRDLELASAGHEDVLSGRVQPYSVYVPTDYDPGEGAPLHVNPHSLSGTYNQYEVYSPDLIQELGEERDAMILTPEARGPGQWYHDAAELAVFEAWADLRARYTVDEDRVTVGGYSMGGYATYRFASHYPDLFAKGFATVGPPDEDPVGGPTDDIVGSRHNVMQVSDNLRHVPLLMWNGANDELVPVTGPVNYAQQLRDHGYPHELDVFPGYDHFLFAVRDNWERGKRFLDGAFLGDGTVARAPERVTYRAVPAMDAVAPDLRDLGLVHDGAYWVHDITPREDADSGLVDAVSRAEGYAEPLTEDFRGVGRAPDPHLKRGTRVLGRPDAGAGANELDVTLAGAGEATLYVEEAGLDPTQPLTLVVESDGPATLTLMGSFGERAVEVEAGTTERTLRLCARRQDGPGGRDENASDDGDLPVEPPGVPSEQGTSDTADGSADGSPDGGDGGLLGTGLF, translated from the coding sequence ATGCACGACGACAGGGACGGCATCGCTCGCCGCTCGGTCCTCCGGACGGCCGGCACGCTGGTCGGTCTCGGGGTTGCGGGCTCGGCGGCGGCCGACCACGGCGGCGGAACGAGTGGCGGCCCCAGGCCAGCCTGTGGCAGCGCCGACAACGCCTCGCCCCGGCCCGGGCCGAGCGTCCTCTACGACAGCCCGGCGGTGGCCCCGCAGTTCGAGAACGGCGAGGGCTGGGAGGCCGACCCGCTCCTCGTCTCGGGTGCGACCGGCTACGAGGACGGCGAGTTCCGCTACCAGGACTGGGTCTACGACGACCACGGCGCCGACACCAGTCCCACCCGAACCCCGCCGACGGCCCAGCCCTCGAACACGGTGTACGGGGGCGCGACCGGCGACTACGTCTACCCCACCGACGACGAGGTCTACCGCCACAACGCCGCCGACCTGCTCGAGGTCCGCTGCCGGGTCGTCGACGCGCCGGCCGACAGCGACCGCGACGAGGAGGTCGCCTACCGGATCACGCTGAACACGATGGTCGAACCGGACGCCGCCATCGTCGCACTCGGTATCGACACCGGCGCGGACAACGTCACCATCAGCGGCAACGACGGGGCGGTCGAGGACTGGGGATACGGCCTGGGCGACCTGGGCGCACCCGTCGAGCACCGCGTCGTGACCTGGGGGACCGGCGCCGAACTCGACGGGGAGCCGCTGGCCGACGACCGCGTCTCCGTCGACACGGAGCGCAACCAGCTCGAGGTCCGGGTCCCCATCGAACCGCCCGCGACCGACGGCAGCGGCGTCGGTGGCGGTGGCGAGAGCGGCGCCGCCTGGCGCCACTACTGCGTCACGGGCATCCACGACGGTGACGGCGCGTTCGCGCCCGTGGCGAACCGCCCCTCGGCCGACCAGCCCGGCGGCGCGAACGGAAGCGATGCGCCGCCCGTGTTCAATGTCGGGTTCCGCAGTCCCGACCAGGAGCCGATGGGGGCGCCCCAGCTCGACGAGGACACCGACCCGAGTGACCTGCTCGGCGAGGTGGCGGAGACACAGCTCAACGGCTCGCGTGCGGTCGGGTTCGGTCACTGGCGCGAGCACGGGCAGGCCAAGGCGCTCGCCGACCGGCTGCTCCTCCCGTTCCACGCCGACATCGACTTCGCGAAGCTCCGCGATGGCGTAACCGAGGTCGACGTGCCGACCGAGGGGTTCGTCGACCGGCTGTACGCCTCCCGCGTCGACCTCGCGGGACTCGACTCGGGGACTGGGGCGGGTCCGTACGAGTACGGCGAGGGCGTCGAGGACCGGACCGGGAACACCGACCAGTCGGTCGCCGGCCGGGACCTGGAGCTGGCCAGTGCCGGTCACGAGGACGTCCTTTCCGGACGCGTCCAGCCGTACTCGGTGTACGTGCCAACCGACTACGACCCCGGCGAGGGCGCGCCCCTGCACGTCAATCCGCACTCGCTCTCCGGGACGTACAACCAGTACGAGGTGTACTCGCCGGACCTCATCCAGGAGCTGGGCGAGGAGCGGGACGCGATGATACTGACACCCGAAGCGCGCGGCCCGGGCCAGTGGTACCACGACGCCGCCGAACTCGCCGTCTTCGAGGCGTGGGCCGACCTCCGCGCGCGCTACACGGTCGACGAGGACCGGGTCACCGTCGGCGGCTACTCGATGGGCGGGTACGCCACCTACCGGTTCGCCTCGCACTACCCGGACCTGTTCGCGAAGGGGTTCGCCACCGTCGGCCCGCCGGACGAGGACCCTGTCGGCGGCCCGACCGACGACATCGTCGGCAGCCGCCACAACGTGATGCAGGTCAGCGACAACCTGCGGCACGTCCCGCTGCTCATGTGGAACGGCGCGAACGACGAACTCGTCCCGGTGACCGGCCCGGTCAACTACGCACAGCAACTGCGCGACCACGGCTATCCACACGAGCTCGACGTGTTCCCGGGCTACGACCACTTCCTCTTCGCCGTCCGCGACAACTGGGAGCGGGGCAAGCGGTTCCTCGACGGGGCGTTCCTCGGTGACGGGACCGTCGCGCGTGCCCCCGAACGCGTGACCTACCGCGCGGTGCCCGCGATGGACGCGGTGGCGCCCGACCTTCGTGACCTGGGGCTGGTCCACGACGGGGCGTACTGGGTCCACGACATCACGCCCCGCGAGGATGCCGACTCGGGTCTCGTCGACGCCGTCTCCCGAGCCGAGGGCTACGCCGAGCCGCTGACCGAGGACTTCCGTGGCGTCGGCCGGGCCCCCGACCCGCACCTGAAGCGCGGGACCCGCGTCCTCGGACGACCGGACGCGGGCGCCGGCGCGAACGAACTCGACGTGACTCTGGCGGGCGCGGGCGAGGCCACACTGTACGTCGAGGAGGCCGGCCTCGACCCCACGCAGCCCCTGACGCTCGTCGTCGAGAGCGACGGGCCCGCGACGCTGACGCTCATGGGCTCGTTCGGCGAGCGGGCGGTCGAGGTCGAGGCGGGCACGACCGAACGGACGCTCCGGCTCTGTGCCCGCCGGCAGGACGGGCCGGGTGGCCGCGACGAGAACGCCTCTGACGACGGCGACCTCCCGGTCGAGCCGCCCGGGGTGCCGTCGGAGCAGGGGACGAGCGACACGGCCGACGGTTCGGCTGACGGCTCACCGGACGGCGGTGACGGCGGCCTGCTCGGCACCGGCCTGTTCTGA
- the azf gene encoding NAD-dependent glucose-6-phosphate dehydrogenase Azf, which yields MDDTVLLTGAGGYVGGAILDGIGDEYDWRLLYHNPPAEEPDHPYMVGEITEPEDAREACKGVGAVIHLAGDPRPDAPWDSVLENNIHGTKVMFDAALEAGVEKFVYASSNHAVGHFETERKPDLYQPEDDFRLDGTELPRPGNFYGVSKAAGETLGRFYHDEHDLSVCCIRIGNLTEGHPPIDYERGQAMWLSYPDCAHLHACALEADYGYEIVYGISDNDRKYYSLERAKEALGYEPQDNSAEWDGKEKVA from the coding sequence ATGGACGACACCGTGCTGCTGACCGGCGCCGGGGGGTACGTCGGTGGCGCAATCCTGGACGGTATCGGCGACGAGTACGACTGGCGCCTCCTCTATCACAACCCGCCGGCCGAGGAGCCGGACCACCCCTACATGGTCGGCGAGATCACCGAACCCGAGGACGCACGGGAGGCCTGCAAGGGCGTCGGCGCAGTCATCCACCTCGCCGGCGACCCCCGTCCCGACGCACCGTGGGACTCGGTGCTGGAGAACAACATCCACGGGACGAAGGTGATGTTCGACGCCGCGCTCGAGGCCGGCGTCGAGAAGTTCGTCTACGCCTCCTCCAACCACGCCGTCGGCCACTTCGAGACCGAGCGCAAGCCGGACCTCTACCAGCCCGAGGACGACTTCCGCCTCGACGGCACCGAACTCCCCCGCCCCGGCAACTTCTACGGCGTCTCCAAGGCGGCGGGCGAGACCCTGGGGCGCTTCTACCACGACGAGCACGACCTCTCCGTCTGCTGTATCCGTATCGGCAACCTCACCGAGGGGCACCCCCCCATCGACTACGAGCGCGGGCAGGCGATGTGGCTCTCCTATCCCGACTGCGCGCACCTGCACGCGTGCGCGCTGGAAGCCGACTACGGCTACGAGATCGTCTACGGCATCTCGGACAACGACCGCAAGTACTACTCGCTGGAGCGGGCGAAAGAGGCCCTCGGCTACGAACCCCAGGATAACTCCGCCGAGTGGGACGGGAAGGAGAAGGTCGCTTAG
- a CDS encoding ABC transporter ATP-binding protein yields MTLAIRTEDLVKDYGDVRALDGLSLEVEQGEFFGLLGPNGAGKTTFINTLVGLARATGGTAEVFGHDVEADYREARNRIGLAPQEFNVDRFFPIREVLEHKAGYHGVPPAEASERADEALRTVGIYDKRDTRFDWLSGGMKRRFLLARALVTDPDLLILDEPTAGVDVELRRDLWELIERLNAGGTTILLTTHYIEEAERLCDRVAIMDEGRRVEVATPDELRARGTDTVRLTLADRPATVPEDVLAIDGVQDATLDGDGLSVTAAGGGRVAPDLMRTLESAGHRVEDIDIRRASLEEVFVAMTRLDGKKGADESENGHDAGREVAAATGGTDD; encoded by the coding sequence ATGACCCTGGCCATCCGGACCGAGGACCTCGTGAAGGACTACGGTGATGTCCGGGCGCTGGACGGCCTCTCGCTGGAGGTGGAGCAGGGGGAGTTCTTCGGCCTGCTCGGACCCAACGGCGCCGGCAAGACGACCTTCATCAACACGCTGGTCGGCCTCGCGCGGGCGACGGGCGGGACCGCCGAGGTGTTCGGCCACGACGTCGAGGCCGACTACCGCGAGGCGCGCAACCGCATCGGCCTCGCCCCGCAGGAGTTCAACGTCGACCGCTTCTTCCCCATCCGCGAGGTGCTCGAACACAAGGCGGGCTACCACGGCGTCCCGCCGGCCGAGGCCTCCGAGCGCGCGGACGAGGCGCTCCGCACCGTCGGCATCTACGACAAGCGCGACACCCGCTTCGACTGGCTGTCGGGCGGGATGAAGCGGCGCTTCCTCCTCGCCCGCGCGCTCGTGACGGACCCGGACCTGCTCATCCTCGACGAGCCGACGGCCGGCGTGGACGTCGAACTGCGGCGGGACCTGTGGGAGCTCATCGAGCGGCTCAACGCCGGCGGGACGACCATCCTCCTGACCACCCACTACATCGAGGAGGCCGAACGGCTCTGTGACCGCGTCGCCATCATGGACGAGGGGCGCCGGGTCGAGGTGGCGACGCCGGACGAACTCCGGGCGCGGGGGACCGACACGGTCCGCCTGACGCTGGCCGACCGGCCCGCGACGGTTCCGGAGGACGTACTGGCCATCGACGGCGTGCAGGATGCCACCCTCGACGGCGACGGCCTCTCCGTGACGGCCGCGGGCGGCGGCCGCGTGGCGCCCGACCTGATGCGGACGCTCGAGTCGGCGGGCCACCGCGTCGAGGACATCGACATCCGGCGGGCCTCGCTGGAGGAGGTGTTCGTCGCCATGACCAGACTCGACGGGAAGAAAGGGGCGGACGAGAGCGAGAACGGCCACGACGCCGGGCGCGAGGTCGCCGCCGCGACCGGGGGGACCGATGACTGA
- a CDS encoding non-histone chromosomal MC1 family protein, giving the protein MVEDDKRNFALRDDIGNETSVFSGRTPRQAALKAARRLDPAKSEQQAEHHELRLREKGTKKVHIYDGWAWTETAPDDKPGWMPSEITEANVSKKGIEHLDSI; this is encoded by the coding sequence ATGGTCGAAGACGACAAGCGGAACTTCGCGCTCCGGGACGACATCGGCAACGAGACAAGCGTGTTCTCCGGACGGACACCACGGCAGGCCGCACTGAAGGCGGCCCGACGTCTGGACCCGGCCAAGAGTGAACAGCAGGCCGAGCATCACGAGCTCCGGCTCCGAGAGAAGGGGACCAAGAAGGTCCACATCTACGACGGCTGGGCATGGACCGAGACCGCCCCCGACGACAAGCCCGGCTGGATGCCGAGCGAGATCACTGAAGCCAACGTCTCGAAGAAGGGTATCGAACACCTCGACTCCATCTGA
- a CDS encoding replication factor C small subunit, with amino-acid sequence MSEPGEPAADAPAASERGREVWIEKYRPQSLDDIVGQDTIVERLKSYINRQDLPHLLFAGPAGVGKTTASVAIAKEIYGEEDWRENFLELNASDQRGIDVVRDRIKSFARASFGGYDYRVIFLDEADALTSDAQGALRRTMEQFSNNTRFILSCNYSSQIIDPIQSRCAVFRFSPLGDDAVEAQIRQIATNEDIELTEAGLDALVYAAGGDMRKAINGLQAAAVMGEAVDEEAVYAITSTARPEEINGMVQRALDGDFTAARSKLDELLTESGIAGGDIIDQLHRSVWEFDIDDEAAVRLMDRVGEADYRITAGANEQIQLEALLASLALDGE; translated from the coding sequence ATGAGCGAACCCGGGGAGCCCGCCGCCGACGCGCCCGCGGCGTCCGAGCGCGGCCGGGAGGTCTGGATCGAGAAGTACCGCCCCCAGTCGCTGGACGACATCGTCGGGCAGGACACCATCGTCGAGCGGCTCAAATCCTACATTAACCGGCAAGATTTGCCCCATTTACTTTTTGCAGGGCCAGCAGGCGTGGGCAAAACCACCGCCTCGGTAGCCATCGCCAAGGAGATCTACGGCGAGGAGGACTGGCGGGAGAACTTCCTCGAGCTGAACGCCAGCGACCAGCGCGGCATCGACGTGGTCCGGGACCGCATCAAGAGCTTCGCGCGCGCGTCGTTCGGCGGCTACGACTACCGGGTTATTTTCCTCGATGAAGCGGACGCGCTCACCTCTGACGCGCAAGGAGCGCTCCGCCGGACGATGGAGCAGTTCTCCAACAACACGCGCTTCATCCTCTCGTGTAACTACTCCTCGCAGATCATCGACCCCATCCAGTCCCGGTGTGCCGTCTTCCGCTTCTCGCCGCTGGGTGACGACGCGGTCGAGGCCCAGATCCGCCAGATCGCCACGAACGAGGACATCGAACTCACGGAGGCCGGACTCGACGCGCTCGTCTACGCCGCGGGTGGGGACATGCGCAAGGCCATCAACGGGCTGCAGGCCGCGGCCGTGATGGGCGAGGCCGTCGACGAGGAGGCCGTCTACGCCATCACCTCGACCGCGCGTCCGGAGGAGATCAACGGGATGGTCCAGCGTGCGCTCGACGGCGACTTCACCGCCGCGCGCTCGAAACTCGACGAACTGCTGACGGAATCGGGTATCGCGGGCGGTGACATCATCGACCAGCTCCACCGCTCGGTCTGGGAGTTCGACATCGACGACGAGGCCGCGGTCCGGCTGATGGACCGGGTCGGTGAGGCCGACTACCGCATCACCGCGGGTGCCAACGAGCAGATCCAGCTGGAGGCGTTGCTCGCGTCGCTCGCGCTGGACGGAGAGTAG
- a CDS encoding quinone-dependent dihydroorotate dehydrogenase, which produces MGLSLYDIVKPLLFSLPTETAHGVGIHSLAAIQGTPVESLLRDRLVVDDDRLSVEAFGQSFPSPVGVAAGFDKNAHVAPALAALGFGHVEVGGVTAERQAGNPRPRMFRLPEDHAIINRMGFNNDGADAIGPRVSEHAAALDVPVGVNIGKSKSAPLETAEDDYLYTYERVSDADFFVVNVSSPNTPGLRDLQNRDRLASILGTLRDAGADPLLVKLSPDLGEGAIEDAIHVVNDLDLDGIVATNTTTRRPASLHSPDASEDGGLSGAPLERHATETVRFVAERTDVPVVGVGGVASAEGAYAKIRAGARVVQLYTGLVYEGPTLARDINRGLLELLERDGFDSVADAVGADL; this is translated from the coding sequence ATGGGACTCTCGCTCTACGACATCGTGAAGCCGCTCCTCTTCTCGCTCCCGACGGAGACAGCCCACGGGGTCGGAATCCACAGTCTCGCCGCCATCCAAGGGACGCCAGTCGAATCGCTCCTCCGGGACCGGCTGGTCGTCGACGACGACCGCCTCTCGGTCGAGGCGTTCGGCCAATCGTTCCCCTCGCCGGTCGGCGTCGCCGCGGGGTTCGACAAGAACGCCCACGTCGCACCCGCGTTGGCGGCGCTCGGCTTCGGCCACGTCGAGGTCGGCGGCGTCACCGCCGAACGGCAGGCGGGCAACCCCCGGCCGCGGATGTTCCGCCTGCCCGAGGACCACGCCATCATCAATCGCATGGGCTTCAACAACGACGGCGCCGACGCCATCGGCCCGCGCGTCTCCGAGCACGCGGCCGCGCTGGACGTCCCGGTAGGCGTCAACATCGGCAAGTCCAAATCCGCGCCGCTGGAGACGGCCGAGGACGACTACCTGTACACGTACGAGCGCGTCTCGGACGCGGACTTCTTCGTCGTCAACGTCTCCAGCCCCAACACGCCCGGCCTGCGGGACCTGCAGAACCGCGACCGCCTCGCGAGCATCCTCGGGACGCTCCGGGACGCGGGCGCCGACCCACTGCTCGTGAAGCTCTCCCCGGACCTGGGCGAGGGAGCCATCGAGGACGCCATCCACGTGGTGAACGACCTGGACCTCGACGGCATCGTCGCGACCAACACGACGACCCGGCGTCCGGCCTCGCTGCACTCCCCGGACGCGAGCGAGGACGGCGGCCTCTCCGGCGCGCCACTCGAACGCCACGCCACCGAGACGGTCCGCTTCGTCGCCGAGCGCACGGACGTCCCGGTCGTCGGCGTCGGTGGCGTCGCCTCGGCCGAGGGCGCCTACGCGAAGATTCGCGCAGGCGCACGCGTGGTTCAGTTGTACACCGGGCTCGTCTACGAGGGGCCGACGCTGGCGCGTGACATCAACCGTGGCCTGCTCGAGTTGCTGGAGCGCGACGGTTTCGACTCCGTCGCGGACGCGGTCGGGGCGGACCTGTAG
- a CDS encoding prolyl oligopeptidase family serine peptidase, with protein sequence MDGTDDGEPRGTRRDVLRSAGLLTGAGLTGLGQAAPPGGILGEPPFGPPVDQPPTCGDGDATPPRPGPDFLYDDNPTPPQLQNTGGWVADPLMVSGTEGYDDGEYLYQDFVYDDHGADTSPGPTPPNPRPDATYGAATGDVVYPADHATYRDNAADLLEFRCRPVGSDGEGEAVPGIAYRLTLQTMAEPDAAAVAIGIDTGSGERTDWGHGLGDLGAGVDHVLAVSGDEATLDGSADGVRSVSVDVERSQLEVVVDLDPGAARWTHYCVTGVRDGAADGIRFAPVAAQPTADQPGGANGQDVPPVFNVGFRFDEPLGALNEEPEELERELEQQREAVGSRTLGYGNRRDHAQAKALADRDISEFGADVDFARLRGGTVDRRVPETGFMCRLYGSAFDLGTTDRFDSSEGLDADEPIYLGQVQPYAVYVPSNYDPADPEPTPLWLDCHSRSACYTQYATYSPDQLRQLGEENGTIVLTPEARGPTGWYQQEAEVDVFEAWRDLRNRYAVDEDRVFLGGYSMGGYATYKYGAQYPDLFAKAFAVVGPPGEDVLAGPTDGNLKANDGASADPENTMRITDNLRHVPLLMWNGSNDELVPLPGVINYEQDLREHGYRHELGVFPGYEHFTFAIRDDWGPGADFFAGDYLGAPTVTRNPARVTYRAVPDFDHDLGGNAPELVHDGAYWVQEITPRGSGDSVEGLVDAVSHADGYGDPVAEDFRGPGTEPAPHTKRGTRWGAPLDVSAARNALDVTLEGVDSATVFVEAAGLDPARRLTVTVESDGSSTLVLKGSFGKRAVEVEAGTTETTVTLCGSE encoded by the coding sequence ATGGACGGGACCGACGACGGGGAGCCACGAGGGACACGACGCGACGTACTGCGCTCGGCGGGCCTGCTGACGGGGGCCGGGCTGACCGGGCTCGGGCAGGCGGCGCCGCCGGGCGGGATTCTCGGCGAGCCACCGTTCGGTCCGCCGGTCGACCAGCCGCCGACCTGCGGCGACGGCGACGCGACACCACCGCGTCCCGGCCCCGACTTCCTCTACGACGACAACCCGACGCCGCCCCAGCTCCAGAACACGGGCGGTTGGGTGGCGGACCCGCTCATGGTCTCGGGCACGGAGGGGTACGACGACGGGGAGTACCTCTACCAGGACTTCGTCTACGACGACCACGGCGCGGATACCTCACCCGGGCCGACGCCGCCGAACCCACGTCCGGACGCGACGTACGGGGCGGCGACCGGCGACGTGGTCTACCCGGCCGACCACGCCACGTATCGGGACAACGCCGCCGACCTGCTGGAGTTCCGCTGTCGGCCGGTCGGTAGCGACGGTGAGGGCGAGGCGGTGCCCGGTATCGCGTACCGGCTCACGCTCCAGACGATGGCCGAGCCCGACGCCGCGGCGGTTGCCATCGGCATCGACACGGGGAGCGGGGAGCGGACGGACTGGGGCCACGGCCTCGGCGACCTCGGCGCGGGCGTCGACCACGTGCTGGCGGTGTCGGGCGACGAGGCGACACTCGACGGCTCCGCCGACGGCGTTCGCTCCGTGTCCGTCGATGTGGAGCGCTCCCAGTTGGAGGTCGTCGTCGACCTCGACCCCGGCGCGGCGAGGTGGACACACTACTGCGTCACGGGCGTCCGCGACGGGGCCGCCGACGGCATCCGGTTCGCGCCGGTGGCCGCGCAGCCGACGGCCGACCAGCCTGGCGGTGCGAACGGGCAGGACGTTCCGCCCGTGTTCAACGTGGGGTTCCGGTTCGACGAGCCGCTGGGTGCGCTGAACGAGGAACCAGAGGAACTGGAGCGTGAACTCGAACAGCAACGGGAGGCCGTCGGCTCCCGAACGCTCGGCTACGGCAATCGCCGCGACCACGCGCAGGCGAAGGCGCTGGCCGACCGCGACATCTCCGAGTTCGGCGCCGACGTGGACTTCGCGCGGCTCCGGGGCGGTACCGTCGACCGGCGTGTCCCCGAGACGGGGTTCATGTGTCGGCTGTACGGCTCGGCGTTCGACCTCGGGACGACGGACCGCTTCGATTCGAGCGAGGGCCTCGACGCGGACGAGCCCATCTACCTCGGGCAGGTCCAGCCGTACGCGGTGTACGTCCCCTCGAACTACGACCCCGCGGACCCGGAGCCGACGCCGTTGTGGCTCGATTGTCACTCCCGGAGCGCCTGCTACACCCAGTACGCGACGTACTCGCCCGACCAGCTCCGACAACTCGGCGAGGAGAACGGTACCATCGTCCTCACGCCGGAGGCGCGCGGTCCGACCGGCTGGTACCAGCAGGAGGCCGAGGTCGACGTGTTCGAGGCGTGGCGCGACCTCCGCAATCGGTACGCCGTCGACGAGGACCGCGTGTTCCTCGGCGGCTACTCGATGGGCGGCTACGCCACCTACAAATACGGCGCGCAGTACCCGGACCTGTTCGCGAAGGCGTTCGCGGTCGTCGGGCCGCCGGGCGAGGACGTGCTCGCGGGCCCGACCGACGGGAACCTGAAGGCCAACGACGGCGCCTCGGCCGACCCCGAGAACACGATGCGAATCACGGACAACCTCCGGCACGTCCCGCTCCTGATGTGGAACGGGTCGAACGACGAACTCGTGCCGCTGCCGGGCGTCATCAACTACGAGCAGGACCTCCGCGAGCACGGCTACCGCCACGAACTCGGTGTCTTCCCCGGGTACGAGCACTTCACCTTCGCCATCCGCGACGACTGGGGCCCCGGCGCCGACTTCTTCGCCGGTGACTACCTCGGTGCGCCCACCGTCACCCGGAACCCGGCGCGCGTGACCTACCGTGCGGTCCCGGACTTCGACCACGACCTCGGCGGGAACGCGCCCGAACTCGTCCACGACGGCGCGTACTGGGTGCAGGAGATCACGCCGCGCGGCAGCGGCGACAGCGTGGAGGGCCTCGTCGATGCCGTCTCGCACGCCGACGGCTACGGTGACCCCGTCGCCGAGGACTTCCGCGGGCCCGGCACCGAGCCCGCGCCGCACACGAAGCGGGGGACGCGCTGGGGCGCGCCGCTCGACGTCTCCGCCGCGCGGAACGCGCTTGACGTGACGCTGGAGGGCGTCGATTCGGCGACCGTTTTCGTCGAGGCCGCCGGCCTCGACCCGGCGCGACGACTCACCGTGACCGTCGAGAGCGACGGCTCGTCGACGCTGGTGCTGAAGGGCTCGTTCGGGAAGCGAGCGGTCGAAGTCGAGGCTGGGACGACCGAGACGACGGTCACCCTCTGCGGCAGCGAGTAA